The nucleotide sequence gaggaggatgcTTCTCCtgaggaggaggtgaagaaaGGGCAGCTCCGAATTGAGTAAGTCTCTGGCAGGCGTAGCGGCATTCATATTTGTAACTTTAGTCGAACCTAACCCTCATATTCTCCTGTAAACCCCattcagacacagacagaaactggAGACTCTGCTTAAAGAGCTCACGCCAAGCAGGGAAGATATTGCCAAAGCAATGCTGTTCTGTCTTGAGCGAGCAGATGCAGCAGAGGAAATAGTGGGGCTCATCACTGAATCTTTATCCTTGCTTCAGACACCCCTGCAGAAAAAGgctagtttgttttctttaagtctTGAAGTGATCAAAGCTAAACAGCATGTTAAGCAAAGATAATCTAATTTTCACATATACTTTCTTTGTGCTTGTTCTCACAGATTGCCAGAATATATCTTGTGTCAGACATCTTGCATAATTCATGTGCTAAAGTAGCCAGTGCATCATATTATCGTAAATAGTGAGTGATTTTATCTTCAGTTCAGCTTTAGttcttttatcacttttaaatgTTGTCCCTCTGAAAACGTAATGCATTACTATTCCTGTCTTGTCAGTTTTGAAGCAAAGCTACCACAGATATTTGGAGACCTCAATgcagcacacaaaaacatacaagcCAGGCTGCAAGCTGAGCAGTTTAAGGTAAGTCTCTCTCTAATTTGCTTCACACAACGATGTTtcccaaaacatttacatttcttgtcTCCATAGCAAAAGGTCATGAGTTGTTTTAGAGCATGGGAAGACTGGGCCATATACCCGGAGTACTATTTAATCCACCTTCAAAACAGCTTTCTGGGCTTTACAAAAGCAGGGGAGGAGTTGACAGAGACAGCAGAGGTAAGCTGAATATTTATTGGCagatattattaatttttttgttggcATTTGAGTTCATGTTGAAAAGTATTACAGATGATGCCAGATGAGATTTAGACATGAATAACCCCAAACGTGTGCCTTTCTATGTTTGCAGGAAGTATCCTCTGATCTCGATGGTGCACCAATGGACAGCACAGCTATTGATGGGTTACCTTTGGACAGAGCTCCTATGGATGACCTTGACGGCTGTCCAATGGGCTGGAATTCTCTAGATGGGGTCCCTGTAGATGATATAGATGGTGTTCCCTTAGGAGTCACTATTGATGACATTGATGGAATGCCCTGTGAGTCCACTTCATAATAAAAGCAAGCATTGCAAACAATAGTGCAGTTTCCTGTTGCTCCATTATCTGTGCAACTCACTTACCTTAGATTCATAATATAGATAGATAATATAATAGTCATAAATGGCAAACGTGACGTGaccctttatttttttccttcccacAGTGGAGGACAGAAATGTTCCTCTCTCCGGGGTGCCTTTTTCTAAGTGGGAGAAGACAGGCGATACTGGGACATGTCCTCTAGGTAACACAGGTCAAGATGCACTCTGTATATAATACAACCTCCTCATATGATTTAGCTCATCTCTATCCCTTCTCTATCAGCCAAGACTGAGTCTAAGTGGGACAAATTAGTGGagcaagacagagaaaatgaagTCATTGCAAGGTAAGTGGTTGGTTTAGGTTTGCGGCTGCTTTAAATTGGCTTTCTCCATTTGTGTAAAGCATACATTTCCATAAATACTCAATTGACACTAAAACTTATAGTTCGTTTTCATCATTTCAAGTGCCAACTGTCAAGATGGAGAGGATGACTTAGAGAGTGATAAAAGTAATGACTCCTGCAGTCCATCTAAATACGACAGTCCAGACTTCCAGAACTCCCTGAGAAGTTTTCAGATGTCTGAAACCAAAAGGAAAAGGTTGAGAGAGTTGGAGGCAAGTACAcgtttttttccccagaaaaTCTTTATCAAGATCAGATTAGCCGAATAGATTTGGTTTTTACACAAACAGTGGTTTCTTCTAGTGTAACCCCTCATACCTTAATATTGAGTTCAAGCTAGAGGTATTGAGCATTTAACTAGATCAGTATATCAGTGTATTGTTATTCTTGTGCAATTTACATGTTACTCTATAACACATCTCCAATATCAGCTTACATTAATTGTGCAAAATTGATATTTATGTGTGTCACAGGTAAAGGTTATGAAGTTCCAAGATGAGCTGGAGTCTGGGAAAAGGCAGAGAAAGCCTGGAATGAGCATACAACAACAGATCGAGTACTACAGAAACAAACTGTTAAAGAAAGTAGGTTACTGGACAGTCACGTTTTAGTTTTGAACTgatactgcatgtttttttttttaaacctttaacaGGTTTCCTGAATTGTCATAGCAGTTAGttacaaatatgtatttacacCCGGGATTTATTCTAGTGTGGGGGTgctaaagcaaaaacacacagctttgcCATATGAATATTTCTTTAATTGTGAGCAGTATGGTGCAAAACCCGTATGTGCTTTTTAGTAGCGACATTACAATTAGAATATCAAATGACTCAGTTGGCACACTAAAACTATTTATGATGCAAAGTGCAGCTACAAGAACTTCAGCATCAAGGGAAGGAAAATGTAGCTCCTTTTTAATTATAGTGTGCCAGTCTATTAGTGTTTTCCACAGAATGAAGTAGGCTATTTTTGCCAACAGGCAAAGTGTGAATAAGTGAGGTTGTGTTGTAGAATTGAGTTCTGCCAGGTGTTTTGGATCTGAGCTCATAAGCCTATATCTGATTTTTTGCGGATGTTTTGCTATTTTTACTGAAGGAGTTtgaaaaagatgatgaaaagaATGAGATGACACCAAAGTCCAAAGACAGATCAAAggaggacagaaaagaaaaagaaaggagcaaAAGAAGTGAAGATGGGGACAGAAGATGGGGCCAGGGTAGAGATACTGATGACCAGTCCCAAAAATCGAGGAGCATCTCTCCTCTCAGGCAAGTACCAGGATGAATAGTTATTTGTATACAATTGCATTAACCCACAGTTACTATTTAACACCATCTGGTGCCCTGCATTTTACCAATCTAACAGAACAAAGTCTCCCAAACGGTCCAGACGTTCACGATCACCATCTCCAAATCAGAAAGCGAGGAAGTCAAGGTCACGATCACCACACCGCTCTCataagaagacaaagaagagcAAACACTGACTCTCAGCTTTGGACCTTGTCATCTATTAGCTCACttggatcacacacacacacacacgctgcaggAGTGCAGTGTTCTTTAACCAGACTGACATGTCTGTTCTGTTGGTCCCAATCTAAACTATACATGCAAGACTCTGCACTCTTTTATATGATGTTTCAACACTGTaactaattaaatatatttttgttgtaatatttgtttttaaaattataaccAGAAAATATTTCTGGGAAGttgacacaaaataaatcactatTGGTGATGAACATATACAATGGTCATGAATAATAAGGCCAggtatcaaaatgtttttcctttcacaCTACATATTTGTTGACTTTTGTGTTAGTTCAAAAAGGTTAACCAATTCTTCTGGTTTCAGGGGATTTTATTGAGGAAATTAGTAGAGcctattttcatttgtttacaaaagcagaatgcaatgtCACATTAATTTACAGTCCTATTTTATATAATGAAATGTGCTTTCATCAAATAAAGTATCAAAAGTACTTAGCAGTGCTATTGAAAATTTTAAGATACCTAGCCCTAATCCTCAGTAACCATAAATAGGTTTGTCAGCCACTGAAATGTTTTGAGAGGTTACATTTGGAAAATTAATCTAGTTTTTGTAGGCACaaataatttgtatattttaaaattacctGCCTTTAAAGACATTGTTATATAACTCTGTGACTCACATTCTAATAGGTTGTTCTTAGGTGTTAATGTTTCTGAAatgtcagagcaaaacaaacCAGTAAGGTGCCCGTAATAGTTACTTATAGCCTCTAGCTATACACTGTATACAGTTTTAAATCCAACCATAAATGTGTGAACAGATTTAGTCTCTGCTCAAGCAGGAAGTGCTTGGCATTTTTTCCTTAATGCCAACTGATTCACAGTtgcttgtcattttaaaaaatataatcgTGACAACATGTCTGTAGAGTCCATTTCCTCCACCAGTCCCCTTTATCATCCATTTTAGGGTTCCGGTCATCTTTAAACAGCTACACATAGCTTGTTTACAGGTGACGTTAGATGACTCTGACGGCCTGTCCTCCAACTTAAAGGCCAATATTACACAGGCCCAAACATGAAGAGCTGACAACTTCTAAGGTGCTCAGTACTTTTTTACATTGATGAAAACTTTGATGGCTCCAGTGAAGTCAGCAGAGAGAAGAACCTCTGTGTGATCTGTCTTTAGTGCTCCTGCAAAAGGACAATGATGTTGATCACACTGAAATGACAATCCTCAGGTTATAAAATCTGTCCATGAATCAATACAAAAGAGCATACCTGAGGGTATTGTTTCAGATTCTGTAGAATCCAGGTTTTTACactctgcttctgttttttctgcCCCAGTTTCCAGTGGCACAATAAGGCCTGGGTGGGGCGCAAAAATAGCTGAGGTGACCACAGCATTGTGTGCTGGAAGATAAAGTGTTCTTTAGTAACAATCAAAAGGTGACACACTAATTAGGCAGGTTTTAttaaaattctctttttatACAGCTACAAGTTGCAATGTTACCTTTAATCCCTTCCCAGAAGTCATTGCGATCTCGTCGTACAGAAGTGAACTTGCTGAGGTCATGGTAAGTGCTCCAGATGTACACATACTTGTCTTCTGAGCCACTGACTATGAAGGAATAGTCGTGGCTGTAAGAAGATGATCCCAAAGTAAAATCAGTTTCAGTGTTAAATGTGTAGTGAAACATATGAAGAAAACTGTGCTTAACCTGGGCTAGACAGTTTCTACAATAACaggtttgcattaaaaacagcacTTGCCCTTATTTACTAgtataaaactaattaaattggCCTGGTGAGACTGTACGTTACAAAAAAATTGTAACATACTCAACGATCTCAAGATTGTAATTCTAATTTATAAGGAAACGTTAAAGAAGTACAACCGAGAATATTACAAAGGTTATCTACAAACTACACAAAAGAGAACCTTCCTCACCTGAAGCTTGCTTTTAtctggctgctgctgttgacaTAACCCTTATATTTCATGGACAGAGATAAGTCCCTGAGGTCGTAAAGGCGAATACGGGAATCATTTGAAGTCACCAAAATCTGTCAGTGGTGAAAGAGAGTGCGTTTGTCATTTGACAAGTCTGACTAACATCCTCTTTGTAGGAACATCAAACAAACTATAGATGTAGTGAAACTCAGACATTACCTTATTCTCTCCAGGTAAAGGCTCAATGCCAGTGATCTTACGTCCAACTTTGTTCCTGCCTCTGGTGGACCTCACATGAATTTGAGTGTGGTATTTCAGACGCTGAGGGGGGTGGGGGAAGGAGATTCAGTTTAAACTGAGAGGAAAACTCTAATGGCAAAGTTGTGTATTAAGGTCACGGCTGAGTACCTCTGTGTCATAGAAGATGCATCGGCCATCGTAGGTGCCAATAACAGCATACTTCCCATTTTGGCAGAAGTTGGCAGCAGTGATGAGCCGTGTTTGGCCATCCACTTCATTCCACAGTGCCACCTTCTTGTCTGGAATGTTCCAGAGCCGTAGCTTTCCATCCAGAGAGCCACTTAAAAAGTATCGGTCATCCTGGGATACAACGGAAAAGTGTTAATGTATATAGAGTCTGAGACATGAACAATTGTGGGATTTGGGGATTTGTGCTGAGAGGAGTACACAGTGAATCAACTTACTCTGGGATGGAAAGCAATGGCTGTGACAAAATCAATGtgttgaaagcagcagagacacTCTCTCCGGGATATGTGCCATAACCTGACCGTTTTATCCAtggaggaggagagcaggaaAAAGTTCTACATTGGCACGGAAACAGAAAAGGTGAGGCATGGGTTGAACCAGTACAGCATCAATCTAAATTGTGTGAACAGACCGTCACCTTAGACCAGGATAAGTCCAACAGATCAGCTGTATGACCCTTGTACTTGCAGAAGGGGATTTGGCGGAAAGGTGCATTCCTGTCTTCAGTGTCAGGGTCCTCTGGAACACAACTCGCCTAGGATGAAAAGTGCAGTTTGTTCGTAAAACATTAAATCTTCAACAGCCCTGGAATACTCACACAGTCACTTTTATAGCTTAGACATATTCCGTTTGTGgaatattttagttttactcACCCCGGGATCTGTGTCAGATTTAGAGGAGCACAAACTTTCCTGGGAAGGAGATGGTGAAACTCGACCTACAAGagccaaaccaaaaaaacatcaTCCTTCAGCCAAAACTGAGCATCTACAATAGTCGATCATCCAAACCTGTAATTCTGATTACTACCTTCAGTGTTGTACTTTAATCTCATGTTATTGAAATAGTCGAAGGCAGTCTTTAAGACCCAGATCCGAACTACATTATCTTGGCCTGCACTTGCCAGCAGCCTCCCACAGTGAGAGAACTTCATTGTCCAAACAGCCCCCTGAGGAAAAAGATTCTGTAATATAAGCATTTACTGGTTTACGTATTTCCTTCACCACCACCAAAACACATTTGGTCTTACCATATGCTCTCCACTCAGGTCCTGCACAACCTTAATCTGATCAAAGTCAAATGGACCCTTGAAGCTATGTGCTGCCTTGAACTTAGCAGGCCTGGTGTAGGGCATGCCTTCATCATCACTGGACGATGGGTCATCTTGATCGGTATGGAATACTGAAGCCACCCAAGAATAAAATGCATGTATTGGATCAAAACCTTTGCAGTAGCAGGAGCATTAGAATTTCACAAACATGTGCTCCCATTGGAAAATGCTTAAAAATCAACAGACATTTTGTTGCATCTTAGAACCTGAGAATCACAATTGTCTGCTGCACTTGTCATTTCCATGATTATATCAAACttcttcaacatgtgacagtcACGCTCAACAGTGAAACATCTTATGTAATCTGGTTTCCACTGTGACCAATTTAAATTCTTGTTAACTATCTTATCAATAGTTTAATACACAGACAAAaggcaaatgaaaataaatgcactgcATTATTAGTGAACAAAATTTACAATTTTTGATTTTTGGATTTTAATGATTCTTTTAGTCCATTTATTTGACCATTCAGATATTTTCGTGAGAAGTTAGAATTAAGTTATTTGTCAACAACAATTGTCAACCAGTTCATTCAAAAATGATAGATTATGTTTAGAGTTTACTTGGAATCTaaaaaactgcacagctgttaTACCTTCATCGCGCACACTTTTCACTTTGTTGACTGCCTTCTCTCCATATTCCTCAGCGAGATGTTTGGCCTTTTTCACAGATTTACCCAGAAATTTCTTTAACTGGGTTCTGGGCAGAAATAGGGAACAACAAATTATTACATTCTATATTTAATTATGTGGTGAGGagtgaaagaaaattatttcCAACAGCAGGCTAGAAGGTATCACTAATCCATACgttttctgtttcagttttcCTCCATCTGTGTCTGCCAATGGAGCCTGAGGCTTCTCATCATCATCTGACTGTGCTGCATCATTCCTGAGGgggaaggaaaaaataaataaaaataaacacaacagatTAACTTCCTCCCCCTCAAAAAATGTCTATTACTACTTGTCTATTACTTTAATGTGTGAATCAGAATTGATGTTAGCAATAAGGCATTCAAAAGATACGGCATCTAATaccaaaacattgttttcttcttaCGTAATGTACTCCTTCGTCCTCCTCATGATGTGCAAAGTGAGAGGGTTAATTCCAGCAGGAAGTTTCTCTTCTGCCTGGATTAAAGGGATCTCTTCCCCAGTGTCCAAATTCTTTATCATTACACTAGCCAGGATTTCCTGttttacagtaacacacaaatatacatctGCTGCATACAATTTTACTGAAACACTATGGTTTGGGTTTGAAttgcataaaaacaacagccaaaaaaaaaaaaaaaaaacaaaaaacaaaaaacaatcttaCTTCATCTGTTAGTTCTCTACCAGAATTGGAACGAGGTCGCTGAGGACCTGAAGTTTGTCCTCCACTTTGAGATGAGGCCTGCTCATCATTTTcctaataaatacataaataaataataaataaatgataatgtaATTTTGCAACATGTAAACTGCAAAACCATATACAGTCCCCTCAAAAGTATTATAAAGTCTATGctaatttgtttgcttttgtttgcttctgctgtagactgaagacatttgggttaaGGATCGAGAAatggatataaaataaaagttcagcCTTCTAGCAGTATTCATACCTCAATGTGTTAAGCAACAttctaaaacctttttttaatcataatacCCAAATGCGATGTCCTTCGAACATATCACTAGTTTGCATTACTTAATTTGGGGGGGATGTACCCCACCGTTCACCAAATAATAGCTGGGATTTTCTGTGACCCTTAATGTAATGAGTGTTTGAGATAATGGAGAACTCAATGGATGGATGGTACAAAAGGTACTATTTTCAAATACCATCaaatcaaagctgaaatgaAAGCTGAACTTTCCTTTAGGTGTATGGACTTAAGCCTTAGTGATCTTAAGCCTTAATGTGGTgtctacaacaaaaacaaatgaactaGCTTTGCCTCTCTGATTCTTTTGGATAGGACGTTTTGAGTAGCCCTGAGAGAGGACCAAAAACAGATCAGAGCCATAGTCTCACCCACCTGTGCTGTTACCACCTTTTCCCCACTGGTGGCACTGGCCAGATCCAAGGAATGTTGCAGCTCTTTGGTTATACCCCTTATGGTGCTGCCAGGAGACACCAGGCCCAAAGGCTCCAAAGCATCGCTGCCGACTGAACAGACTGCAGACACTGAAGAATCATACAACAGAGTACCTGAAAAACTAGTAATCTATTAATATTTTCTACATCAACAATTTCATTGTTGGTACATCTACAGTGACATTCATATGATCCTTAACTACTAGCCTTTctagttaattaaaatattgtttttctatgattacacttatttttttgtctcccaTCATGACAGACCAGTAGTATTTTGCTGGTGTTTCACACACTATTCAAATTCAGATTTCAAAAGATACTGGTCTAAAGGGTGCATGTTACAACTATGTCAAATGCCTTAAAACACTATAAACCCAATACAAATGAACTGTGCAGTTTTGTCTACCTTCCAGGCCACTTGGCCTCAGACACTCCTGAGACTTCTTAGAAGGTAGACTCTGCCAAGTTGGTGGAGGAGGTCTTGGAGGAGGACCTCCACTGGGAGGTGGTGGGCGAGAAGGAGGCGGCTTCTTGGTGCTGGCTACTATGTCTGGTTCCACTGTAAATTGACGTGGGGGTTTTGTGGGCCCTGCAGCATCAGCTTGCCTATCTGTCAGTGAGACTTGGTCTAAGATGTTTGCAGGTCCTTGCTCCTGCTCCCCTTCTGTAACCACAACAGCCCCATTAGACGGAATCTCTCCTATGGAGCTGGTGATGTCTGGGGGCTGAATATGATCTAACAGCCCAGCTGATGGCCCTGGAAGATCTGAGGGTTCAGGAGCAGTTATAGAACATGCTCCTTTTGTTGCTGCACTTTCCTGTTGTTCCTCCTGACTCTTGGCATGCTGAGGTTCGACAGCGGCCGCTGCAAGCTCCAAAGGAACCTCCTGACCAATATCCTCTTTCTTTGGCTCTTGTGTTGCTTCAACATATAGATGATCTAAAAGCTGAGACACTTCCCCAACATCACTTCCCTTTTGACTCTCTTCAATGATGCTATCGATTATCTACGAGGaatagaaaacaacacaaagcaatACAGCAACTCTAATACAAGTTCCTGTGTCTAACTAAGCTACATTTGGTTACAAGAATGCACTGTTGTTGTCtatacatgtacattttatctctttttacagcaaaaaacgaaacaaaaaacataGCAAAATATGGTAGATCAAAAGATAAACGGCATACCACCACAGATGTTGGCTCAATTTGACCACTGATAGTGTCATTTATATTTccccaaatacagcaaaaataaaagaatatgaTTGAATTCCAATGGTATGACGAATATCTTTTCTCTTGAGAAACCAATACCTGCAGAGAATCGTCTTGCTGAGGCTCAGATATGGCCACTGTGCAGCTCACATCTAGTGCAGCATTTACTGATCTTTGCAAAAgctgtttagaaaaaaaaaaaaaaacattattttttgttttttttggcacaaGTCTGATTTACATCAAGGCTTATCAAAGACATCTGGGCTGGGGGCCTACTGCTGGACTGGGAACAGGTTTCACTTCATAGTCCATTCCAATGTCAGTTCAGTATGTACTTGCAGCTAAAGTAGTTTGCATGTACTCACAATTTCTCATGAGCCAATTTACATTACAGTTGTAACTGTCTGTGTGGGAAGGGCAGACAGAACAAGCAGGCCAGATGATTAATTTACACATCCCTGTCATCCATTGTATGAGCAAGGCATTATGGCAGGGTTGAATATTTGCACTGACTCATTACTAAATAAACTGCAGGTACCAACCTCTTACTTCAATGCCCTTATGATAAATGCAACAGGAGGGAGAACTAATATAAACGCTGCGGTCACCTCTAGATAGTCAAACACTTCATGTTGGAACTATGTATTACATTAAGCTGTATTGCATTTAAGCAGGGTTAGGTAGCCACTGGTCTAAATCTGGTAAAATACCCAGATTTATTAAAATCCTAATCTGACTAAATTACTAATCAAGAATCAGGAATGGACGGATTCAGAAAATTTcaatatgacaaattaaaatgtgctatgaattaaaaaaaatgtattagctACTTCCACATCCTGTTTATGACCtagaaacattaaaattaaacatggaTAAATCATTCCAACAGCTACTCTATACAGCACTGTTTTGTTTCAGTGGTGCCTAGGTTTAGAGAAACATACCTTAGGTGAAGGAATGACAAACTTTGCGGGTgacctaaaaacacaaaaggggTGTTTAAAAGTGCAatgaaagacaatgtttaaATATGGGCAAATCTTAAAGTGTTATAATTGCATCCATCCCACTTGAACATTTTAGTTAATGTGGAAACCTatgaagaaaaaatacagacaaaaatgacctgtaatgttttgtcaaattatatttagtaaataaaacatgtttaaaatacctgtttaaataaaaaaactgttgctaTTGAAATGTCTAGTAATGTGGTTAAATACAATCGCTGCATTTGCCAACATGTCAATGTAACAGGGGTGGCctgtacatgttttatttactttccaCCAGCCATTTGTCTTAATGTAAgatggacattttaaaaaaattaataaataaaaaaaaaaaaatcaaggagGCAGAGTAATCAGAGAATTTTTCTTACACTCATCCATCATAAGCTAGTCGCTTTTTTAACATTACGTTGTGCATTGCGATTTTAGCGTTATCCTGGTTAATCTTGACAGCAGTCGCTGTGCCCACCAGCTAAAATCCCAAAGCTCCCAAAGCTGACAGCTGCCGTTTTTTTACTGGAAAATTTCGATGTGCTTCTGTTTCAGGTTTCAACGTCATTTGTTTCGCCAAAAAATCAGGATAAGGTTTTATCCGGATTTTCCCCAAGAATAACATTGTGTGACTTGGGTGTTGAGGTTGCCCTTTGCTGAATATTTGAAGGTACTAATACATCACAGTATAAAACACCAGTAAGCAGTAATATGCACtatgcacattttaaagcagctgACTTAATATTGCGAGTTTTATAAAGTTAAGCATTAAACATGAACCATTCCGCTGTCATTAATACGTTGGTTAGATATTTGTAACCTATAACTCATTCGGAAAAGAGCTATTGAAACTATTAAACGTGTACAATAGTCACACTTATCAGATGTAATATTATCAAAACGTGTTTCCTTACACTTTAGGGGATGGTGTGAAATTAACGTCCTCGGGAGCATCATAGAATTCCTCGGTGTCACTTGTATCTGACGCCATGCTAACGTGAAGAGATCTTGCTAGCTAGTCAGGCAGCTATCTAAAAGCCTAACCTGCGAAAGACGTAAATGTTAAGCACATGCGCTTCACTTTATACGCCGCTATgtcaaaatgtatattaaaacatttcacttaAGGGGTCGTCAAACAACCACTTTCCTGTACAGCGTTACGCCATAACGTTGACGTTGAAGTATGCTAACTTAGCCAAAAGCTACGCTAACAAATGCAATCTGTTCGTTAGACTGACCAACACCTATTGCTAACTAGCTTTGTACTCGTTTTGAAAGTCCGTCTCGCTCACGGCAGAGTATCTTGCATGAAAACACAAGCTATAAAAACGCGGTTTTACAACAGCACACACTTGGACAGCTATTAAGCTAACGGAACCAGTGAACCTTGTCACAAACAAACcaataacacaaaaaatacatcttAGCAAAGAGTCTCAAAAGGCGGGGTTGGGGCGCCCTCTTCTTCTACTTTACTGTTTTCACAGGCGAGATTGATCCGTTACTGCCATCTACCGGAAACTCTGGAGTACAGCAAGCAAAAGGATATAAATAACGGGTGGGTCGTCATGTGCCATGGGATAATAAGTAGAAACTATTTTTATAGGGGTATTTTCATTAGAATTCCCTATTACATATTTTCCAAGGGTtagaaaaggaggagaagctAACCAATCAAATCAGTGTATTCTAGATTGCACGATTCTGTAAAATtggttaataaaatgtaatgccAGAAAACATTCTGTTCCTGCTTCCTTTTtcacagggaaaaacaaaacactagaaCAAGTACCAGGATAGAGGACTAACTGGAATGTGCGTGGGAATATTTAATTATactagaaaatgtaaatgcatagTATACTGTATGACTTAGATGCTTGTTTAAACTGCCAGCACATTTTATGAGGTGATAATTTGGCAGGCTGctaaaacatgca is from Channa argus isolate prfri chromosome 22, Channa argus male v1.0, whole genome shotgun sequence and encodes:
- the zgc:163098 gene encoding U2 snRNP-associated SURP motif-containing protein isoform X1, with the translated sequence MADRKGKPGIPIKTLTKKEQDQLKKKEEVKAAEVFEEFLASFEASDKSRGKTFVHGGIVNATKEEEAEVNKRKLYRPATKFVPVSQHVSPVSSTESKKSTFKRKPEEKKKSNLELFKEELKLIQEEREERHKRKKNDPGVGGGGDLDTALSRRSSLYDDLTVPTTTNLYISCISPKMNEEMLCKEFGKYGPLASVKIMWPRTDEERCRTSNRAFVAFMTRKDAERALAALDGKVIMGFEMKLGWGKPARIPPQPLYTPVGARATMPPPSGLPFNAQPRDRFRNDFTKPLGMSKGELDKTLSEAVVKVVIPAERNLLYLIHRTIEFVVREGPVFEAIIMNKERNNPEYKFLFDNKSQDHVYYRWKLFSILQGESPTEWRTTDFRMFRGGSLWRPPFLNDYSQRGEERAEVEEDASPEEEVKKGQLRIEHRQKLETLLKELTPSREDIAKAMLFCLERADAAEEIVGLITESLSLLQTPLQKKIARIYLVSDILHNSCAKVASASYYRKYFEAKLPQIFGDLNAAHKNIQARLQAEQFKQKVMSCFRAWEDWAIYPEYYLIHLQNSFLGFTKAGEELTETAEEVSSDLDGAPMDSTAIDGLPLDRAPMDDLDGCPMGWNSLDGVPVDDIDGVPLGVTIDDIDGMPLEDRNVPLSGVPFSKWEKTGDTGTCPLAKTESKWDKLVEQDRENEVIASANCQDGEDDLESDKSNDSCSPSKYDSPDFQNSLRSFQMSETKRKRLRELEVKVMKFQDELESGKRQRKPGMSIQQQIEYYRNKLLKKEFEKDDEKNEMTPKSKDRSKEDRKEKERSKRSEDGDRRWGQGRDTDDQSQKSRSISPLRTKSPKRSRRSRSPSPNQKARKSRSRSPHRSHKKTKKSKH
- the zgc:163098 gene encoding U2 snRNP-associated SURP motif-containing protein isoform X2: MFLSIKNLSYAWKKCRIQEEREERHKRKKNDPGVGGGGDLDTALSRRSSLYDDLTVPTTTNLYISCISPKMNEEMLCKEFGKYGPLASVKIMWPRTDEERCRTSNRAFVAFMTRKDAERALAALDGKVIMGFEMKLGWGKPARIPPQPLYTPVGARATMPPPSGLPFNAQPRDRFRNDFTKPLGMSKGELDKTLSEAVVKVVIPAERNLLYLIHRTIEFVVREGPVFEAIIMNKERNNPEYKFLFDNKSQDHVYYRWKLFSILQGESPTEWRTTDFRMFRGGSLWRPPFLNDYSQRGEERAEVEEDASPEEEVKKGQLRIEHRQKLETLLKELTPSREDIAKAMLFCLERADAAEEIVGLITESLSLLQTPLQKKIARIYLVSDILHNSCAKVASASYYRKYFEAKLPQIFGDLNAAHKNIQARLQAEQFKQKVMSCFRAWEDWAIYPEYYLIHLQNSFLGFTKAGEELTETAEEVSSDLDGAPMDSTAIDGLPLDRAPMDDLDGCPMGWNSLDGVPVDDIDGVPLGVTIDDIDGMPLEDRNVPLSGVPFSKWEKTGDTGTCPLAKTESKWDKLVEQDRENEVIASANCQDGEDDLESDKSNDSCSPSKYDSPDFQNSLRSFQMSETKRKRLRELEVKVMKFQDELESGKRQRKPGMSIQQQIEYYRNKLLKKEFEKDDEKNEMTPKSKDRSKEDRKEKERSKRSEDGDRRWGQGRDTDDQSQKSRSISPLRTKSPKRSRRSRSPSPNQKARKSRSRSPHRSHKKTKKSKH
- the wdr44 gene encoding WD repeat-containing protein 44, translated to MASDTSDTEEFYDAPEDVNFTPSPKVSPAKFVIPSPKLLQRSVNAALDVSCTVAISEPQQDDSLQIIDSIIEESQKGSDVGEVSQLLDHLYVEATQEPKKEDIGQEVPLELAAAAVEPQHAKSQEEQQESAATKGACSITAPEPSDLPGPSAGLLDHIQPPDITSSIGEIPSNGAVVVTEGEQEQGPANILDQVSLTDRQADAAGPTKPPRQFTVEPDIVASTKKPPPSRPPPPSGGPPPRPPPPTWQSLPSKKSQECLRPSGLEVSAVCSVGSDALEPLGLVSPGSTIRGITKELQHSLDLASATSGEKVVTAQENDEQASSQSGGQTSGPQRPRSNSGRELTDEEILASVMIKNLDTGEEIPLIQAEEKLPAGINPLTLHIMRRTKEYITNDAAQSDDDEKPQAPLADTDGGKLKQKTTQLKKFLGKSVKKAKHLAEEYGEKAVNKVKSVRDEVFHTDQDDPSSSDDEGMPYTRPAKFKAAHSFKGPFDFDQIKVVQDLSGEHMGAVWTMKFSHCGRLLASAGQDNVVRIWVLKTAFDYFNNMRLKYNTEGRVSPSPSQESLCSSKSDTDPGASCVPEDPDTEDRNAPFRQIPFCKYKGHTADLLDLSWSKNFFLLSSSMDKTVRLWHISRRECLCCFQHIDFVTAIAFHPRDDRYFLSGSLDGKLRLWNIPDKKVALWNEVDGQTRLITAANFCQNGKYAVIGTYDGRCIFYDTERLKYHTQIHVRSTRGRNKVGRKITGIEPLPGENKILVTSNDSRIRLYDLRDLSLSMKYKGYVNSSSQIKASFSHDYSFIVSGSEDKYVYIWSTYHDLSKFTSVRRDRNDFWEGIKAHNAVVTSAIFAPHPGLIVPLETGAEKTEAECKNLDSTESETIPSGALKTDHTEVLLSADFTGAIKVFINVKKY